One Algoriphagus sp. Y33 genomic window, AACTTCTCTTTGATTGAAAAGAAAAGTACTATGAGAATCACTCCAATAATTCCAAATACACTAGTTGTAATTGGACTCATAACACCAGCTTCTCCATTTAACTCAACTGCCGATGGAAAAACAAAGGACAGCAGTGGCACAAATATTACTAAAAGACCAATGCCCAATAGGCCGTACTTAAATAGTAAATGATAGGTTTTGTTACTTTCCATTGTGTTTTTCGTGCCCTATAGCTTTCCTTCAGCTTAATTGAAAAGAGATTGCTTCACTCCCTCGTCGTTCTCAATGACGCTTAACATTTCAGTTACTCTATCCCGTCCAGTTCACTTAATTCCAACCAAGTCAATTCCAATTCTTCCAACTCAGCATTGATTTCTCCCATGCGGTTGGATTGCTTGATCAATTCCTCATGATCATCTATTCCCGCAGAGATTTTTTCGGTAATAACAGATTTTTCCTTTTCCAGTTTGGCAATGGAAGCATTCACCTCCTTGAATTCTTGCTTTTGCTTAAAACTGGCTTTAGCCTTTGTAGGAGCCGAAACTTTGGCTTCAGCATCTTGATTCTTGCTACTTGTTGCTTGTGTCTTTTCTTCTTGACTCTTGGTTCTGAATTCCTGACTCTTGGTTCTAGATTCTTGGCTCTTTTCTGTCTCGCGGAACTCAGAATAATTTCCCGGAAAATCACTGATCTCGCCTTCTCCTTCGAAGACAAACAAATGTTCCACCAAGCGATCCATGAAATACCTATCGTGGGAAACGATGATCAAACAGCCCGGGAAGGTATCCAAAAACTCTTCCAGCGTGTTCAGCGTCATCAAATCCAGGTCATTGGTCGGCTCATCCAGAATTAGGAAGTTTGGATTTTTGATCAGAACCATCAATAGCTGAAGTCTTCTACGCTCTCCTCCACTGAGTTTGGCGATTGGCGTATGCTGTTGCTTTGGGGGAAAGCCAAATTGAGTCAGAAACTGGGATATGGTAATCGTAGCACCACCGGCGATCGTCACCACTTCTGCGACTTCCTTTACAATGTCAATCAGACGCTTTTCCTCATCAAAACTCCCTTCTTCCTGCTTGTAGTAACCAAAAGCTGTAGTCTGCCCGATAGCAACGGTTCCGGAATCAGGGGCAAGCTGACCCGTGATCATATTGAGGAAAGTAGTCTTTCCGGCACCATTTGGGCCTACTATTCCGATCCTGTCTTTCTTCTTAAAGGTGTAGGAGAAATCATTGACGATGGGCTTGTCTCCAAAAGACTTTTGGAGCTTGTCGATTTCTATAATCTTATTACCAAGCCGCTGAGTAGTTACAGTCAACTGAATATCACGTTCTTCACGCTTTTGGGAGGCTTTTTCTTTGGTATCTTCGAAAGCATCCACGCGGTATTTTGCCTTGGTGCTTCTTGCTTTTGGCTGACGACGGATCCAATCCAGTTCCTTTTTGTATAGGCTTTTGGCTTTTTCGAGTTCTATATCTTCGATCTCCATTCGCTCCTCTTTCTTGTCAAGGAAGTAACCATAGTTCCCTTGGTAGCGATGTATTTTTCCCTGATCGAGTTCTAGGATTTCGTTGGTTACTTTTTCCAGGAAATAGCGGTCGTGAGTGACCATAAAAAGTGCAAGGTTGGCTTTCGCCAAATAGTCTTCCAGCCATTCAATGGTTTCCAGATCAAGGTGGTTGGTCGGCTCATCAAGTAGCAACAAATCAGGTTTTTCCAGAATCGCTTTTGCCAAGGCAACCCGCTTACGCTGCCCGCCGGAAAGTGTCCCTACAGGAAGATCTGTATCATGAAGCCCCAGTTTGCCGAGCACTTCTTTCACCTGATATTCAAAATCCCAAGCCTGGAACGCGTCCATTTTCTCAAACAATACCGACATCTTATCAGAATTATCAATGCCCCGCTCTGCTTCCAGCATGGCTTTGTGATAGTCTTCGATCACCTTGAGCACTTCAGAATTGCTTTGATCGAAAATGGTCTGGTAAATACTCATTGTCCCCTCAAAGACCGGGTTTTGGTGCACATAGGCCACTTTCACCTGTTGATTGGTTCCAACTTGACCTGTGTCAGGAATCTCCAAGCCCATGATTATTTTCATCAGGGTAGACTTGCCTGCGCCGTTGATGCCTACAAGGGCGATTTTCTGGCCTTGGGAAATGCCAAAAGAGATATTGGAAAAAAGCTTGCGCTCACCGAACGCTTTACTGAGATTTTCGACCGAAAGGTAATTCATGCCGCAAAAGTAAGGAAAAGGCAGGCAAGAAATGCTTTAATTCAAATGAGCTTCTTAAATGCACAAGTAATTATTTCATGTTTTACGATGACCAGCTCAATTTGAATAAAAATACGGCACGTGGAAGGAATGAGCAGAATTAGATGGTTTTGGACATTTTTGAGCCAAATCACTCTATGGAAGTCCATTAGTTAGAGATTTTCAATCACCATGCTGGTGGTTCTTGAGTTTTAAAATAGTTAAATCTCCATCCTACTCCAGAAAGGCTTACCTTTGTACTTTAGAAACAGAAGAAAGGTCATTTCGAAGCTTCAATGAAACCAATACAGTTTGGTCATTCATCAATTCCTCCTTATTCTTTTGAAAAAAATCATGGATGTTATCTGGCTCGATTTCTACCTTTTCCCCAGCAAATTTATTAGCATAGTCATTATAAAAATCAATAGAATTAATACTATAAATCACTTGATCATTGTAGTATGTCCATGGGATATTTCTGATCCGCATTTCATCTATATCGTTTTCAAAACCAGAAACTTGGGACAAAATATTGAATTCTTTATCTAATAAGATAAAATGTATGCCCTTATTATATTGGTATAAAGACATAAAATATAAATCTCCCAATGCAGTAAACATTGAAATGTGTTCCACTAGCTGATTTTCCCTGATGAAATTTTGGTAAGTATCTCTATCAACACTATTTAATCTAATAAAATCCAATTCATTTACACCCTGTAACCCTAAATCAAATTCCAAACGCTGTTTGAATTTTAACTTCTCGTCGAAAAAAACAACTTGGCTTGTATAAGGAATAGGAAAAACAAATCCTCCCTCAAAACCGGGACTGAAACCATTACGGACCCCAAACTGAAATTTGTCGAACCCTAGTCTGATTTCGATTGCTTCTTCAATAAGTTCCTTTCCCTCAAATACTAGAAAATTGTAATCTGATCCGTCCCTAATATTGTTCATAAAAAACAAGGTTCTTCCACTTCTCGCAATAAATGAAGAGGCATTTTTTGGAATTTTTTCCTCTGTTAATAGTGATTGGACAGTGTCAAATGACACTATCTTCCTCAGACTTCTATCTAAAATTAAAAGAGTGTCTTCCCTAACCTGAAAAACTTCCACTTGTTGGTATTCTCCTGGTCCTTGACCGTTGGCTTTAAATATAAAATCAATATTTCCAAATCTGTCAAACCTGTGTACATTGCTGTTAAAATAATCTTGTACGTAAATAAACTTGTCATTTATATGAATTTGATAGGGCTCTACCAAAGGATTAGCATCATCACTTTTTAATAAAGTATAACTTATCCCTTTGAATATGTCCGATAACTTCTGTTGGGTGGAATTGTCCAAATCAATTTTTATCACTCTCTCATTTACAATACTTTTTTTGGAGGATTGCTTACATGACAAAAGAGTAAAAAAAACAAGAAAGTAAAGTATAGTTGTTTTGCCCATTATTCTGTGTTATAGCTGCCTGTCTTCCACAGGCAGCTTACCTAATTACCCTATTGTTCCAACTTCATCGCAATGCTTTTGACCTGATACATCACAAGTTTGGGAGCCATCAAATCTACAGCGTGTTACACTTCCCCCTCCAGTGCAATCAATCGTTTGTATCCAATAACTTCCACTTGCTGGAGTCTGTGTAATTGGAGTGAATGATAAAGTCATCATGCCAACGATTCCTATTCCTAAAATTACTTTTTTCGTGGTTTTAAAATTTCAATTTTTTAACTACCTCTTGGCCAAGAGCGACTAACCGACTGATTAGCTAGCCGTAACATATTATTATTATTTCAATCCAAATCTTTAAAACGAAAAAATCGTCAGTTCACTAAAAACACCCTGTATAGGGTATGCAAAATCGGACACTTTATAATTATTCCCAGAACCCATGGAAATTACCTAATTAGAATTTCACCAAATTCTACTTTCAAGTCGAAATTCCTTGATTCTAAAATCTTGGCTCTCGTATCTTGATGCTTTTCTCTAGCTACTTGCTAGTCTGAAAAGTCTTACCTTTGTGCTATGGAAGCAATTCAGAAAAAAGACATCCGTAAGCTATCCCTTTCCCAGTTGGAAGAATTCTTTTTGGCTCATGGGGAAAAGAAATTCCGCGCCAAACAGGTATATGAATGGCTGTGGAATAAGTCTCTGAAGAACTTTGATGAGATGAGCAATATCTCGCTGAGTACACGGGAAATGCTCAAAGCGCATTTTGAGATCAACCATATCCGTGTGGATCTGATGCAGCATTCCTCTGATGGGACGATCAAGAATGCGGTAAAGCTCTATGATAACAAGATCGTAGAGTCAGTTCTGATACCCACGACAAAGCGGATTACTGCCTGTGTTTCCTCTCAGGTGGGTTGCAGCCTGGATTGTAATTTCTGCGCCACGGCACGATTGAAGCGCATGCGTAACCTGAACCCAGACGAGATCTACGATCAGGTGGTGGCGATCAAAGATGAAGCGGAAACCTATTTTCAGCGTCCACTGACCAATATTGTTTTTATGGGAATGGGAGAACCGCTCCTGAACTATGCCAATGTGCTGGAAGCAATAGATAAGATCACCTCACCCGAAGGGCTGGGAATGGCACCCCGAAGAATCACTGTTTCTACCGTAGGCGTGACTAAAATGATCCGTAAACTCGCAGATGATGAAGTTCGCTTCAACTTGGCGGTATCGCTTCACTCAGCCATCAATGAAACCCGTTCACGCTTGATGCCTATCAACGACAGTAATCCCGTGGAAGAACTGGGGGAATCTCTAAAATACTGGTACGAAAAGACCAAACGGAAAGTCACCTACGAATATGTGATTTGGGATGGGATCAATGACGACGAGAGACATGCCCGTGCGCTGGCAAAATTCTGCAAGATCATCCCTTCCAAAGTCAATCTGATCCAATATAATCCAATAGACGAGGGAGAATTCCGACAGGCTAAGCAAGAAGCCGTGGACATGTATGTACGGGTATTGGAGTCACAGGGAATCATAGCCAAAGTAAGAAAATCCCGTGGCCAGGATATCGATGCAGCCTGTGGACAATTGGCCAATAAAAACGAAGTGGCTGAACTGAATACCGCCTGAGATTTGCTTTCTTCGCTAAAGCCATCTAACTACTAATCTATTTTAAAAACATACGTTATGAACAAGGCTTTACTGATTTTTTGGACAGTTTTTATGCCCTCTTTTGTCACTGCAGCTCAAACCCAGGAACAGGGAAATGCACGGTTTCATGGCTATGGAACCTATGGTTTGAGGTACCATAACTTCGGAGTCGGTGCTGGAATAGAATATTTCTTTGTAGACAAATTCGCCCTGATGCCCAGTTATACGTTTGTCTTTCCGCAGGTGGGAAAGGAAAGTAACCTCAGTGCCGATTTGCGGTATTATGTTTCAGAAGGACCTTCCCAGCTTTATTTTATGGCAGGATATAGTCAGACTTGGGTAGATACCCAGCCGGATGGAGCAGGTACGAGAAGAAACCAAAAAGGAGCTAATATGGGTGTGGGAGCGTATGTACGCGTGACGGAGTTTATTGGCCTAAGTACTGAGTTTCGCTTCCAAAGCCCTTTTCCAAGAGAAGTCGGATTTAGAGTTGGGTTGGCAATTCCATTGTAAGTGAGTAGCAAGTATCAAGATGTAAGATATTAGATTCTAGAACCTAGAGCCTAGAAACTATGTGATAGAATAATAAGCCACATTCACTATTCGTCCTAATCAATGATCAAGCTTGGCTGTGACCTTTGCGTTTTCTTTGTGCTCTTTGCGGCTAAAATTCTACTTTTTCGAAAACTCAAACAGCTTCCGTTTCTCTTCCTTATTCAGTGCTTCGTAACCTCTGTCGGCGATTTTGTCCAGTATCTTATCTATTTCCTCTTGGGTTGCCTCACCGGAATTAACGGGTGTAGAAGTAGATTTAGAAGACTTCTTGAAAGAGGAAAATCCACCCCCACTGGTGGTTTTTGCTTTACGGTAGGAGACTTTTACATTGCTTTTTCTCCCGGAGAAAAGATCCTCGAAAAAAATCCCAACCTTCTGCACAGGCACTCCCCAATCATTTCCTTTACGGAGCTGAATGATGTAGAGATAACCAAGCAATGCTCCTCCCAAGTGTGCCAGTTCTCCGCCTGCATTAGCACCTACAGAATTGGCAAATGATAGAATCACATAGAAGATCGCAATATATTTGATCTTTACCGGCCCTAGTAGTAATAGGAAGAATGTAGTATTAGGACTGAGGGTAGCTGCTCCTACCACGATAGCAAATACTCCTGCACTCGCTCCAAGCATCAGGGAACTATTGATAGACTGACTGAAATAAGGAGCCAAATTGTATATCAGTACATAAAAAAGTGCTCCAGCCAAACCTCCAAGAATGTAGAGATTGGCTAGCTTTCTACTTCCCAGAAACTGATGAATCAGCTGTCCAAACCAGAAGAGGAAAAGCATGTTAAAGAGAATATGGAATATTCCCTCATGCAAAAACATGTAGGTAAAAATACTCCATGGCTGTGTACCGAGTCTCGGTAAAGCAGCAGGCATCATCAGATATGAAAGCGCGGTGGTGTACAAATCACCCAATCCACCGATAGTCATAAACACCCGAAAGATCAGCACAACGAAAAACACCAAAAGATTAATGGCAATCAGCTTGTAAAGGCTATTGTCACTGTGCTTAAAAGCATTCCGAAGATTTTCCCAAAAGTTACCGTACATAGTTAATAAAAGCTGTTTCTGTCTTTTTTCCAGAAGTAAACCAAAACTCCGCCAATCACCAATCCGCTCAGGTGGGCGAAGTGTGCCACATTGTCCAGTGGATTATTCACAAATACGTTATATATGGTATAAAGGCTATAAAAAAGCACCATATATTTTGCCTTGATGGGGATAGGGGGGAAGAGCAAGAATAATTGAGTATTGGGGAAAAGCATCGCAAATGCGATCAAAACCCCGAAAAGAGCACCTGAGGCTCCGACCATAGGTACGTTTCTCTGTACCTCCAAAATTGCATCAAGAGTTTGGTTAGCCTGGCTGATTATATTTAGGTCATCAGGATTGCGGCTATAATCATCCACAAAATCGAATACAGTCCGCTTGAAAAAACCACGATTTTCGATTACCAGTTTATTGAAGGTTTCCGGATCAGGGTTGCTCTGGAACATAGCTACTTTTTCCTCCAGATTGTTCATCCGGTAAGCGGTATAGCCAGAATATAAGACCCCAGATCCTATACCACAAACCATCCAAAGGATCAGTAGTTTCTTTGGTCCCAGAAACTGCTCTAACAAAGGCCCGAAAATCAGCAATCCAAACATATTGCCAAACAAATGCCAAAAATCAGCATGCATAAACATGTACGTCAGAAACTGAAATGGTTTGAAATAAGGGCTGTGAATATAATAAAGCGCAAACCACTGATTCAACTGCGGAAAGATAAATTGGGACACGATAAGTAGCCCAATGTTGATGATCAGTAGGTTTTGGACTACAGGAGTTATATTTCTAAACATGCTATTTGCCGAAGAAGGAATGAATACTGCTTAAATCTAATTTCACGAACGTTTTGTTCCCTCCCAATCCATAATTTGGGTTTTGACAGGCAAATAGATGACCTACCAGGGTTTCCATCTCTTGTGAATTTAGTTTTTGCCCTTTTTTCAAGGACGATTTGCGGGCTAATGAGCGCGCTAGATTTTCTCTTGTATCGAGCGAAAGTTCACTTTTGAAATGCTTGTATTGCTCCAATAGCCCTTCAAAAAGCTCTTTTTCGTTTTTGACAGGTATATCCGCAGGGACACCCTGAATGAGTACTGTATCCTTGCCAAACTCTGAAACCATAAAACCCAAACTGTGGAGTTCAGGCATAATATCCATCACCAACGCATAATCCGAGGGGCCGAGATTGATGGTCGGAGGGAAGAGACATTGCTGTGAAGTCCCTTGAGCGAGTTTCAGCTGTCGCAAATAGCGCTCATAGAGAACCCGCTCATGAGCAGTCTGCTGATCAATAATCAAAAAACCTGTGGACATCTGGGCGACTACATAGCTAAGTTCAACCTGAAAAGTAGCTCCGGTAGATTCCGTTTCAGTACGTTTCGGGATAAATTCACCGGCATCATCCGGTTTTGCTCTACTTTCAAAAGTCAAAACTTCCGTCTCTTCGGGCTGGATAGTTTGTTTAACTTCCCTCGTAGTTGGCTGGGTGCCTTCAAATAGTTTCTCCCAGCCCGATGTACTTGCCTGCT contains:
- a CDS encoding ABC-F family ATP-binding cassette domain-containing protein, with product MNYLSVENLSKAFGERKLFSNISFGISQGQKIALVGINGAGKSTLMKIIMGLEIPDTGQVGTNQQVKVAYVHQNPVFEGTMSIYQTIFDQSNSEVLKVIEDYHKAMLEAERGIDNSDKMSVLFEKMDAFQAWDFEYQVKEVLGKLGLHDTDLPVGTLSGGQRKRVALAKAILEKPDLLLLDEPTNHLDLETIEWLEDYLAKANLALFMVTHDRYFLEKVTNEILELDQGKIHRYQGNYGYFLDKKEERMEIEDIELEKAKSLYKKELDWIRRQPKARSTKAKYRVDAFEDTKEKASQKREERDIQLTVTTQRLGNKIIEIDKLQKSFGDKPIVNDFSYTFKKKDRIGIVGPNGAGKTTFLNMITGQLAPDSGTVAIGQTTAFGYYKQEEGSFDEEKRLIDIVKEVAEVVTIAGGATITISQFLTQFGFPPKQQHTPIAKLSGGERRRLQLLMVLIKNPNFLILDEPTNDLDLMTLNTLEEFLDTFPGCLIIVSHDRYFMDRLVEHLFVFEGEGEISDFPGNYSEFRETEKSQESRTKSQEFRTKSQEEKTQATSSKNQDAEAKVSAPTKAKASFKQKQEFKEVNASIAKLEKEKSVITEKISAGIDDHEELIKQSNRMGEINAELEELELTWLELSELDGIE
- a CDS encoding 6-bladed beta-propeller, with protein sequence MGKTTILYFLVFFTLLSCKQSSKKSIVNERVIKIDLDNSTQQKLSDIFKGISYTLLKSDDANPLVEPYQIHINDKFIYVQDYFNSNVHRFDRFGNIDFIFKANGQGPGEYQQVEVFQVREDTLLILDRSLRKIVSFDTVQSLLTEEKIPKNASSFIARSGRTLFFMNNIRDGSDYNFLVFEGKELIEEAIEIRLGFDKFQFGVRNGFSPGFEGGFVFPIPYTSQVVFFDEKLKFKQRLEFDLGLQGVNELDFIRLNSVDRDTYQNFIRENQLVEHISMFTALGDLYFMSLYQYNKGIHFILLDKEFNILSQVSGFENDIDEMRIRNIPWTYYNDQVIYSINSIDFYNDYANKFAGEKVEIEPDNIHDFFQKNKEELMNDQTVLVSLKLRNDLSSVSKVQR
- the rlmN gene encoding 23S rRNA (adenine(2503)-C(2))-methyltransferase RlmN, with the translated sequence MEAIQKKDIRKLSLSQLEEFFLAHGEKKFRAKQVYEWLWNKSLKNFDEMSNISLSTREMLKAHFEINHIRVDLMQHSSDGTIKNAVKLYDNKIVESVLIPTTKRITACVSSQVGCSLDCNFCATARLKRMRNLNPDEIYDQVVAIKDEAETYFQRPLTNIVFMGMGEPLLNYANVLEAIDKITSPEGLGMAPRRITVSTVGVTKMIRKLADDEVRFNLAVSLHSAINETRSRLMPINDSNPVEELGESLKYWYEKTKRKVTYEYVIWDGINDDERHARALAKFCKIIPSKVNLIQYNPIDEGEFRQAKQEAVDMYVRVLESQGIIAKVRKSRGQDIDAACGQLANKNEVAELNTA
- a CDS encoding outer membrane beta-barrel protein — encoded protein: MNKALLIFWTVFMPSFVTAAQTQEQGNARFHGYGTYGLRYHNFGVGAGIEYFFVDKFALMPSYTFVFPQVGKESNLSADLRYYVSEGPSQLYFMAGYSQTWVDTQPDGAGTRRNQKGANMGVGAYVRVTEFIGLSTEFRFQSPFPREVGFRVGLAIPL
- a CDS encoding rhomboid family intramembrane serine protease, which produces MYGNFWENLRNAFKHSDNSLYKLIAINLLVFFVVLIFRVFMTIGGLGDLYTTALSYLMMPAALPRLGTQPWSIFTYMFLHEGIFHILFNMLFLFWFGQLIHQFLGSRKLANLYILGGLAGALFYVLIYNLAPYFSQSINSSLMLGASAGVFAIVVGAATLSPNTTFFLLLLGPVKIKYIAIFYVILSFANSVGANAGGELAHLGGALLGYLYIIQLRKGNDWGVPVQKVGIFFEDLFSGRKSNVKVSYRKAKTTSGGGFSSFKKSSKSTSTPVNSGEATQEEIDKILDKIADRGYEALNKEEKRKLFEFSKK
- a CDS encoding rhomboid family intramembrane serine protease, with the translated sequence MFRNITPVVQNLLIINIGLLIVSQFIFPQLNQWFALYYIHSPYFKPFQFLTYMFMHADFWHLFGNMFGLLIFGPLLEQFLGPKKLLILWMVCGIGSGVLYSGYTAYRMNNLEEKVAMFQSNPDPETFNKLVIENRGFFKRTVFDFVDDYSRNPDDLNIISQANQTLDAILEVQRNVPMVGASGALFGVLIAFAMLFPNTQLFLLFPPIPIKAKYMVLFYSLYTIYNVFVNNPLDNVAHFAHLSGLVIGGVLVYFWKKDRNSFY